In a single window of the Pseudopipra pipra isolate bDixPip1 chromosome Z, bDixPip1.hap1, whole genome shotgun sequence genome:
- the MRPL17 gene encoding large ribosomal subunit protein bL17m, with translation MRLSVAAAISHGRVYRRLGSGPKGRLDLLRNLVTALVRHERIETPWARADEMRGYAERLIDYAKRGDTDERAMRMANFWLTEKDLIHKLFKVLAPRFQPHPGSYTRMLQIPNRDALDRAKMAVIELKGNPLPPLVRPRRDSEKTLLNQLLKGYREDLQRAAAPPGTPV, from the exons ATGAGGCTGTCGGTGGCGGCCGCCATCTCGCACGGCCGCGTGTACCGGCGGCTCGGGTCCGGCCCGAAGGGGCGCCTGGACCTGCTGCGCAACCTGGTGACGGCGCTGGTGCGCCATGAGCGCATCGAGACGCCCTGGGCGCGGGCCGACGAGATGCGCGGCTACGCCGAGCGG CTCATCGACTACGCCAAGCGGGGGGACACGGACGAGCGCGCCATGCGCATGGCGAACTTCTGGCTGACG GAGAAGGACCTCATCCACAAGCTGTTCAAGGTGCTGGCGCCGCGGTTCCAGCCGCACCCCGGGAGCTACACGCGCATGCTGCAGATCCCCAACCGGGACGCGCTGGACCGCGCGAAGATGGCGGTGATCGAGCTGAAGGGGAacccgctgccgccgctcgtCCGCCCGCGCCGCGACTCCGAGAAGACGCTGCTCAACCAGCTGCTCAAGGGCTACCGGGAGGACCTGCAAagggcggcggccccgccgggcacCCCTGTCTAG